The genome window CTGACTTTTCGTCAACAACCAGCGCGACTTTGCTGATGTCCATCGGTACGTGGATATCTTTCTTGCCGCCTTTTGGATTGTACTGGCTTGGTTTGACGTGGCGGTGTCCGACGCCAACACCTTCGACCAAAACAGTCTGATCTTTGGTGTTAACTTTCAGGACTTTACCAGTCGTACCCTTGTTCTTGCCAGCAATAATTTTTACGGTGTCATCTTTGTGAATACGAGCCATTAGAGTACCTCCGGAGCCAAGCTGATGATCTTCATGTAGCCCATGTCGCGAAGTTCGCGTGGCACTGGGCCGAAGACACGGGTAGCCTTTGGCTGCTTGTCATCGTTGATAATCACCACGGCGTTGTCGTCAAAGCAAATGGTTGAGCCGTCTTTGCGGTGGATTTGGTCGCGGGTGCGAACTACCACAGCTTTGACGACAGATTTCTTTTTGACGTTGCCGGTTGGGCTGGCGTCCTTGACTGAACAGACGATCACGTCACCAACGCGAGCGTAGCGGCGGCGGGTACCACCGAGGACGCGGATGCACAATACTTCTTTGGCACCCGAGTTGTCAGCTACTTTGAGACGAGATTCTTGTTGGATCATTTGTCGTCCTCCTTAGCCTCTTCCTCAGCTTCACCAGAAACTTCAGCCTTTAGTTTAATAGAACCGCGAGACTTTTCAATCACCTTGACCAGCGTAAAGCTCTTGGTCTTGGAAATTGGGCGGGTCTCTTCGATTTGCACCTTGTCGCCTTCGCCTGCTTGATTGGTCTCATCATGAGCAGTGTACTTGCGAGTCACGGTGTACTGTTTGCCGTAGAGCGGATGCGTTTCGCGGCTGGTGACCGTCACGGTGATGGTCTTGTCGCGCTTGGCACTCGTTACGACGCCAATCAGTGTTCGTCGGGCCATTACTTGCTCTCCTTTTCGTTAAGTTGTGTCAGCAGGCGTGCGATATCCTTGCGGAGTGAACACAGCGCTTTTGGATTAACTAATTCGCCAGCAGCGTGAGAACGTTTTGCTTGAAGCAGGTCATGTCGCTTTTCGGCGACTTCCTTCTTCAAATCATCAATCGTCTTTACAACTGCTGCTTTTGTAGGTTTCTTTGTTTCAGCCATTATGCGTCCTCCCGTTTGATGAACTTACATTTGACTGGTAGTTTGTGGCTCGCCAGGCGCATTGCTTCGCGGGCTACTTCCTCAGAAACGCCCTGCATTTCAAACATCACCGTGCCGGCCTTTACCTTGGCAACAAAGAACTCTGGATTACCTTTACCACCACCCATCTTCAAACCAAGTGGCTTGCGAGTAACTGGGGTGTGCGGGAAAATCCGGATCCAAATCTTACCGCCACGCTTGATGTAGCGGGTCATTGCCTGACGAGCAGACTCGATTTGGCGGGAGTTGATGCGCTCGTTTGATTGCGATTGCAGCGCAAAGTCGCCGAACGCGATGTAATTGCCACGGGTTGCTTGACCGCGGTTTTTACCGATGCGCACTTTGCGGTGCTTGGTTTTCTTTGGTAACAGCATTTAGCGACTCCTTTCTCCCTTATAAATCCACACCTTCACGCCGATGATACCAGCTGGTGTCTGGGCGCGAGCACAGTGGAAGTCAATATCAGCACGCAGGGTATGGAGCGGCACTGAGCCCTCAATCACCTTTTCGCGGCGTGCCATTTCAGCACCGTTCAAACGACCAGCCACCTCGATGCGGATACCTTTGGCGCCGGCACTCATGGTGTTTTGCGCGGTCATTTTGGTTGCGCGGCGGAAGTTGATGCGGCGCTCTAGCTGCCGAGCGATGTTTTCTGCCACTAATTTAGCTGCTAGTTCCGGTCGGCGCACTTCTTCGATGTTGATGCGAACAGGTGACCCGACAATCTTCTCAACTTGCTTTTTCAATTCATTCACGCCAGCACCGCCACGGCCGATCACCACACCAGCTTTCGCTGTGTGAATAGTTACCGTGATCAAGTTGGCACTCCGCTCAATCTCAATGCGATTGATGGTTGGGCGTGAGGCAAATTTCTTCTCAATCAATTCGCGGATTTCGTGATCCTGGCGAATTGCCTCCGCAAACTCTTTCTTATTGGCCGTAAACCAACGAGAGCTCCAGTTCTTGTGAACTTGTAGGCGGAAGTTGATTGGATTCACTTTTTGACCCATTTACTTCTCCTCCTTTTTTGCCGTGGTTTCGGCGGCTTTTTTCGCTGCAGGCTTGGCAGGTTTGGTCTCTGGTTTTTTTGCAGGCGCTTTCTTTGGCTTCTCAGTACCAGTTACTTCAACCAAGATGTTTGACGTCTTTTTCTGGAACGGCAAGGCACGACCCTTTGACGCTGGCTTAAAGCGGCGTAGACGTGTACCAGTGGTAACGCTCAAGGTGGTAATTACCAAGCTTTTAGCGTCCAAACCGTGGTTGTTGATGGCGTTTGCCTTGGCACTGTCGATTGCCTTTTTGACCGGCAAAGCAGCGCGTTTTGGCACGTGCTCCAAGATAACCAATGCATCGGCGACGGTGCGGCCGCGTATCAGCGCAGCTACCAGGCTGACCTTGCGTGGTGTTTGGTCAACACCTTTGGCGTAAGCGCGAACAGTATACGTAGTATCAGCCATGATTACTTCTTATCCTTTCCGCCGTGCTTACGGAACTTACGAGTTGGACTAAACTCACCGAGTTTGTGGCCAACCATGTTTTCGGTAATCAGCACAGGCACGTGCATCTTACCGTTGTAGACAGCAATCGTTCGACCGACCATTTCTGGGGTGATAGTCGAAGCGCGCGCCCACGTTTTGATAACGGTTCGATCGTCAAGGCTGAGAGCAGCGACTTTTTTCGCAAGCTTCACATCGACGAATGGACCTTTCTTTAATGAACGACTCATCGTGATTTACCTCTTCCTCTTCGCGTCGTGACGCGTGCGTACGATTAATTTATTTGAGCCTTTGCGGCGGCGAGTTCGATAGCCCAGCGTCAACTGACCCCATGGCGTACGTGGTGCTTTACCAGTACCGTGGCGACCACCGTCACCACCACCATGTGGGTGATCTGCGGCGTTCATGACGACACCGCGAACCGTTGGGCGAATACCCTTGCGGCGGCGGCGACCAGCTGAACCGATCTTGACATTCTGGTGCTGGACGTTACCGACTGTACCGATGGCAGCGGTAGCTTCCAGGCGAACTTTGCGAACTTCGCCAGATGGCAATTTGATGGTTGCGTAATTGCCTTCTTTGGCCATCAACTGAGCTTTGGCACCAGCAGCGCGAACCATTTGCGCACCTTTGCCGGCAGTCAGTTCAATAGCATAAATCATCGTACCAACAGGGATAGCAGACAGCGGCAGGCGGTTTGAGGCCTCAATTGGCGCTTCCTCACCAGTCTGAATTGTCTTGCCCTTAACCATCGAGGTGTCGGCCAATACGTAGTGGTACAGATTGTACTGATCTTTCACCCGAGCGATGCGCGCTGAGCGGTTTGGATCGTACTCAATTTCTTCAATCGTCAAAGTCAAGCCGGCTGGCAAATTGTGGTTCACCAAACGGTAGTGACGACGAACGCCACCACCGCGATGGCGCACGGTGATGCGGCCTTGGTTGTTACGGCCAGCATTTTGCTTTTTGGCTTTGGTCAGACTTTTGAGCGGTTTCTTTGTCGTGATGTCCGACAAATCCTGACTCGTCATGCCGCGACGAGCAGGAGTGGTTGGATTGTAAGCTTTCACTGGCATTACTTGGTCTCCTCCATCTGCTGCTCTACTGCGTCAAACACATCGAGCTTATCGCCATCTTTCAGCGTCACGTAAGCCTTCTTCCAATCCTTGCGCGTAGTCGTGCCAGGATAGCGGTTCTTGCCTCGTGAGAAACGCACAGCTTTGCCGTCTTGGACCAAGGTCTTTACCTTCAGGACAGTAACGTCAAATTGCGCTTCAACTGCTGCTTTGATCTCGTTTTTATTTAGGTTCAGCGGAACGCGGAACACGTACACGCCGTTGGCGCTCTGTGCATATGCTTTCTCGCTAATGCGTGGGATAATTGTCATCTGTTTCATATTACGCTTCCTCCTTACTCAGCCACTCAGTGATTACTGGCAGAGCTTTCGGGGTCATGACAATAGTATCCGCATTCAGGATGTGGTAAACGCTGAGGTAGCTCGCGCGGATCACCAATACGTTCTGAATGTTGTTGCTTGCGCGCATCAATTCTGGTGTCTTTTCGTCCACGACGATCAGCACGCGGCGCTCAAGCTTGTTATCAGCCAAGAAGGTTGCGACTTCCTTGGTTTTGCCCGTCGTCTTGATATCTTTGACGACGATCTTCTTCGCTTCATTTGCTACCGTCAAGGCTTGGCGAATTGCCACTTTCTTGGCGGTTTTAGACAATTTTTTGGTGTAGTTTTCGTTGCCGCGTGGGCCAAAGACCACACCACCGCCGCGCCAGATTGGGTTACGGCTTGAGCCGAAACGCGCTCGACCAGTTCCCTTTTGCTTCCATGGCTTTTTACCACCACCGGAAACTTCACCACGCTGCTTGGTGGTTGCGCTTGCTAGGCGGGCGTTTGCCAGGTAGCTGTCATATGCCAATTTCAACAGTTCGTGGTTTGGCACGTCAACAGCAAAAATGTCTTTAGGAAGTTTGGTTGATTCAGCCATTACTTGTTACCTCCTAAAATGATCAGCCCTTTTCGTGGCCCAGGGACAGCGCCCTTTACCCCGATCAGATTGGTCTCTGGATCAACATATGCCACTTCCAGGTTCTTGACCGTAACACGCTCGTGACCCATGTGGCCAGCCATCGTCTTACCCTTGAACACTTTTTGTGGATACATCGAGCCAATTGAACCTGGCTTACGAGTATTACCCTTACCACCGTGCGTCTTGCGGTGACGCTTAAAGTTGTGGCGTTTAATGGTTCCAGCGAAACCTTTACCTTTGCTGGTTCCGGTCGCATCGACAGAATCGCCGACTTCGAACGCGGAAACGTTGATTTCATCGCCAACTTTGATTCCCTCAGGGATCTCGTCGACGCGGAATTCCCGAATGTGCTTCGGGGTCACTTGGGCTGGCTTCACGTGTCCAGCCACGGCCTTGCTCAGGTTCTTACCCTCTCCATAAGCGACCTGTACCGCATTGTAACCGTCGGTTTCGACAGTCTTCACCTGAGTCACGGTGACAGGGCCGGCTTGGATCAGCGTCACCGGAATGGCTTTGCCGTCTTCAGCCAAGAGCTGGGTCATACCAAGTTTGGTACCGAGAAGTGTTTTCACTTTTCCTCACTCCCACTTAAATACTCCTGATGACGTGCGGTTTCTGGGTTCCGAGTGAGGCGTTCATGACAAACGCTTCAACCATAGCCAGACCTGCTCATTCATCAAGGAGAACAGTTGATATTACGCGTAATAGAAATTACTCTGTGATTGTAACACACGTTGGTCTGTGACGTCAACAGTAGTAGGATGTTGGTCTAGACTATTGACATGGCGTTGATTACCTGCTACAATTTGGCAGTTTGAGTAAGTAACAGAAAGGAATAAGAGAAGTGACTGCGACACCAGACATGGTACGTTATAACACCGACGGCGCTAAAACCAATCAAGCAGAGTTCCAAGAGTGGCTTGGATCAGTAATTGAAAAAGGTATAGAGACAGGCGAGCTTGATCCAGAAAAAAGCTTTGGCTCTGAAAGTGAAAAAGGTGAAGATAGCCCGCTCCGCCAAGCAGCAGCTACCGCCATCATAGCTCATTGGAATAAGCTTGAGCACCAAGAGCAGATCACCAAGGACTAGAGGGCGTCTTGTAGTCGCCCGCCTAAATACCGCTCCACAACAGGAGCGGTATTTTAGTATCGTTTTATCACTACACGCTAGGCGTTGCGCTTCTCAATAATCTCCTGCGCCACGTTTGGCGGTACTTCCTCGTACTGCGCTAGCTCCATGGTGCTGGCTGCGCGGCCCTGCGACATCGAGCGGATGTCCGAGGTGTAGCCAAACATATTTGCTAGCGGCACGAAGGCCTTGACCAATTTGGCGCCGCCCATCAGATCTTCCATGGCGTCAATGCGGCCGCGGCGTGAGTTCAGGTCACCGATGATGTCGCCCATGAACTCTTCTGGAGTGGTTACTTCAACCTTCATGACCGGCTCGAGCAGAATTGGGGTGGCTTGCTTGATGCCTTCGCGGGCTGCCAACGAACCTGCCAACGAGAAGGCTAGTTCTGAGGAGTCGACATCGTGGTATGAACCATCGTACAGCGTCGCCTTGACATCAACCACTGGATAGCCAGCAATGACACCACCTTCCAAGGTTTCCTTGATACCCTTCATGACAGCCGGGCGATATTCCTGAGGAACCACGCCACCCTTAATCTCGTCGATGAATTCAAAGCCCTTGCCGGCCTCATTCGGCTCAAAGCGTACCCAAACGTCACCATATTGACCGCGACCACCAGACTGCTTGGCGTGCTTACCCTGGACTTCGGCGCGGCCCTTGATTGACTCGCGGAAGGCCACTTGCGGTTCACCGATATTCGCTTCAACCTTGAACTCGCGCTTCATACGGTCGATCAAGATATCCAGGTGCAACTCACCCATGCCGGACATAATCGTCTGACCAGTTTCTTCATCAGTGTGAATGCGGAAGGTTGGGTCTTCCTCAGCCAAACGCTGCAAGGCCAATGCCATCTTCTCTTGGTCAGCCTTTGATTTTGGCTCAACGGCGATGGATACTGGTGGCTCTGGGAACTCAATACTTTCCAGGGCAATTGGGTGCGCTGGATCAGTCAAGGTGTTACCGGTACCGGTGTTCTTCAGGCCAACCACCGCCGCGATGTCACCAGCACCAATCTTGTCAATCTCCTCGCGCTTGTCAGCATGCATGCGCACGATACGGCCGATACGCTCCTTATCGCCAGTGGTGGTGTTCAAGACGTAGCTGCCCGAATTCAGCACGCCAGAATAGACGCGGATAAAGATTAACTTACCAACAAATGGGTCAGTAGCGATCTTGAACGCGAGAGCGCTCATCGGCTCTTTTTCGTCTGGTTTGCGGCTCACTTCGTCGCCGGTCTTTGGATTTTTACCCCAAATTTCGTCAACATCCAGCGGGCTTGGCAAGTAGTCAACCATCAGGTCAAGCAGCTTCTCCACGATGACACCACGGCCGTCACCACCAGTGACTAAGAAGAAGTCACCAGCCAGCACTCGCTTACGCAGCGCCATTTTCAGTTCGTCGATAGTAATCGCTTCCTCACCCTGGTCGAGGAACTTCATCATCAATTCATCATCAGCCTCAACGGCATTTTCCACCAGCAGGGCGCGAGCATTCTTCGCCTTCTCCAGCATATCAGCCGGGATTTCGCCAACTTTCAACTCGTGGTCGGTGTAATCATCGTAGGTGTAGGCTTTCATGTCGACGAGGTCGACCACGCCGTTAATCGTCTTTTCAAAACCAATTGGGATGTGAATTGGAAAGGCTTGTTTGCTCAAGCGATTGTGAATTGATTCCAAAGATTTCCAGAAGTCGCCGCCGGTCTGGTTGATCTTGTTAACGAAGCAAATGCGCGGCACGCCGTATTTGTTAGCCTGGCGCCAGACGGTCTCAGACTGCGCCTCAACACCCATCTTGCCGTCAAACACGGTCACTGCGCCGTCGAGCACGCGTAGCGAACGCTCCACCTCAGCAGTAAAGTCGATGTGCCCTGGCGTGTCGATAATGTTAATCTTATGGTCTTTCCAGAAGCAGGTCACCGCCGCCGAGGTAATGGTAATGCCCCGCTCCTTTTCCTGCGCCATCCAGTCGGTGGTCGCACCGTCGCCGTCACCCTTAACTACACCAATCTTATGCGTCAAGCCAGTGCGGTACAAGATGCCCTCAGTGGTCGTCGTTTTACCGGCGTCAATGTGAGCAATGATACCAATATTTCTAAAGTTTTGTAATGGAACGTTTGCTGCCATTTGTCTTTCCTTTGTTAAAAATAGTTATTGTTCGAGATTCTCCGGAGCTATTTTGACGCACCAAAAAACTACGCTTGAGCTGTATTATAGCAGACGATTGGCGTTTTGTGAATGAGCCCTGTCTTAGCGCGGAATTTGGCTACGACCTGATTGGATTTGTTGTATACCCTTGGCCATGAGTAAATAATCTTTGTTTTGAGCATCAGACCGACCAAGGAGCGTTGCACGCACCATCATCACTAGAGAATCACAGACTCTCGTGGTGGCGAGGGTTTCCACGGAGACAGATTGCACATACATCGCACCCGCCGTATTCAATTCAACCCATTCCCTATTATGAAGCGCGAGGCCCTTATACATAATATCGTATGGCATATACGGATCAAGTGAAGCCAGTACCTTGCAGTGAATGTTTATCGCCTTAATCACTCGATTGAGGTCTCTATTTGACAATCGCCCAAAAGGAATTTCATCAATCGGAACATCTGCTAGCTCCCTGATCATCCGAGCTGAGTCGATACAGTTATTGTTTGGATCAACTAGTCGTATATTATTCAAATAATCAAGGACTTCAGGCGTGTACAGCTGTAAAATAGCCTTGGCCTGTTCAATATCCATCAGCTGCGGAAACTGGATAAGGACATCCAGCGGAACGACATACTGGGCCGTGGTGCCCTCTGGTGTTACGCCAAGACCACCAAGTGCGATTTCTGGATCAGACTTGTTCGCGACAATCAGGCAACCGGCGCACTGGAGTTTATGATCTTCAATATATACGTATTCTTCTCCGTTTTTGGTATGTTGTTGCACCCATCCGCTTACCGCCATCAGCTGACCGATAAGCCCGGCAAATAGTTCTTGGTTAATCCGCACAGTGGCTTCTAGATACTGATGAGGATTGAGCTTTCGAACGTCGGCCATTCGTTCTCGAGCCAGGCGGAGGACAGTGGCGACTTGCTGATTGAAAACAGCCTTATCAAGTAACGCAAGGTTCTCGGGCAGCGGGGTGGCAGATGGGGTAGACTCAGTCGTCATCTCTTAATCATACGGCGTAAAAGCCGACTGACGCAACCATAACCATAAAGCTCTTAGCGATAATTCACGCACTGCAGCGGCGTGTCATAATCATTTTCACGCATCAGGCTAATGACTTTCTGTAATTCATCTTTCGAGGCAGAGGTAACACGGACGAGGTCGCCTTGGATTTGCGGCTTGGCTTTGGGCGCCGCAGCGCGAATGTCGGCAGCAATGCGCTTGGCGGTCGGCTGGTCGAGGCCTTGCTTGAAAGGAATTTCCCAGGTGGTTTTGAGGTTTGAGGTGACCTTTTCTTTGGTGAGATCGAGGACTTTGCTCGACTGACCCCGAGCCGCCAGTTTCTTGCGCACAATGTCCAGCACCGCATCAACCTGCCAGTCGTTATCACCAGTGAACTTGAATCCTTTTTTATCATCCAGCCAGTCAATCCTAGCGCTCGTCCCCTTAAAATCGTACCGCCCTTGGATCTCTTTTTCCGCCTGCATGAAAACATTATTCAGCTCGGCTTTGTCAATTTCTGACACAATATCAAATGAAAAACTTGCCATTTACCCCTCCTCGTTTTCCTCATTATAACAAAAATCGCCCGTTTTTCAGAGCGATTTCTGAGTTCGCATTTCCTTGGCAATTAGCCGCGAGCAAAGTGGGCAAAGGCACGGTTAGCCTCAGCCATCTTGTGGGTATCTTCCTTCTTCTTGAAGGCAGCACCAGCTTCGTTGTAGGCGTCAACAATCTCTAGCGCCAAACGCTGTGAATATGGCATCCCACTACGAGCACGAGCTGATTGTACTAGCCAGCTAAACGCGTAGTGTAGCTGCCGGTGTCCCTGAACTGGGAACGGAATCTGGTAGTTCGCACCACCGACACGGCGGCTCTTCACCTCAAAGTTTGGGCTGACATTCTTGAGAGCTCGCTCAAAGACAGCAAGGGGGTCTTCAGAATCCAACTTCTTTGCGGCTGCTTCTAGAGCGGCATACACGGCACGCTCAGCCGCCAATTTTTTGCCGTCGAGCATTGACTTGTTAATCAAACGCTGCACCAGCACGCTTTGGTAGCGGCGGTCAGGTTGCAATTGGCGTTGTAGTTTCTTGGTAACTTTACGAGGCATGATTACTTATCCCCTTTCTTGGTACCGTACTTCGAACGGCCCCGCTTGCGGTTGTTGACACCCTGGAGGTCCAACGCACCACGGACGATGTGGTAACGCACACCCGGAAGATCAGGCACACGACCACCGCGGATCAAGACCACAGCGTGCTCCTGCAAGTTGTGGCCTTCACCACCGATGTAGGCCCAAACTTCGTAGCCGTTGTTCAGCTTCACACGGGCAACTTTACGCAGCGCTGAGTTTGGTTTCTTTGGTGTCTTGGTCGTCACACGCACACACACACCACGCTTGAGCGGTGCATTCTGGTCGTAGTAACGCGTTTTCAGGGCGTTGTGAATGCGACCCAGTGCTGGCGACTTGGACTTTTTCTTAGCCGTTTGGCGCGGTTTGCGCACCAATTGGTTGATTGTTGGCATCCAATTTCTCCTTGGTTGATTTACTAATGATGGCGATTTCGCCTAGTGGCTCTAGCGGGCTGGCGCGCGATTTCACACGCAAAAACCAGCTTCTCTTAGCGCCTACGGCTTGGATTCAGCAACTCCGCCCCGTGTCTATACCTTTTCTGCCGAGCGTGCAGCCTGTACACATTCAAACCACCGCGCGCCCCGAAAAGAGGAAACTCTGGGGAGATTATAGCATAGACTGCGTGCAATTGCTATAGAAAAACCGCCCCGTATCCATCGGAGCGGTTTCTGAGAAAAGAAGCTGGTTGGCTTATACGGCTACAGCTAATTCCTCTTCCTGGTTGTCTGCGAACTCGTCCTCACTTGGCTCGTCGGTTTCCGTCTCTTCGACAGCGCCCGTTCCCACTGGGATCTTGCGGCCGATGATGACGTTTTCCTTGAGGCCATGCAAGTGGTCAGCGCGGCCTGAGACAGCAGCGTTGATCAGCACGCGAGTGGTGTCCTGGAAGGACGCAGCAGATAGCCACGAATCGCTCCAGATGGACACCTTGGTGATACCGAGCAGCAATTGGGTATAGCTGATGAGGTTTTTGCCCTCAGCGGCTAGTTGCTTGTTGGTGTTCACCACTGCAGCCTTAGAGACGATATCGCCCGTCACAAAGTCGCTGTCGCCAGCATCTTCGATCTGGACGCGGCTGAACATCTGGCGAACGATGATCTCCAGGTGCTTGTCGGCCACGTCTTGACCCTGAGCGGCGTAAATGCGCAGCACTTCGTTGATGATGTAGCGCTGAGTCGCCTCGACGCCCTTCAGGCGCATCAAGTCGTGTAGGTTCAATGAACCAGCCGTCAAGCGATCACCAGCCTCGACAACGTCGTTAGCCTTGACGACCAATTGCATGTTGCCAGGAATCTCGTAGCGAGCCGGTGCGCCAGCTTCAGCAGCGATCACCAAGGTGTCTTCTGCTGCCTCAACCACACCATCAAATGGCGCGATGAGTGGGCGGGTGTCGCCTTCGCCAGTTGCCAGCACGTCGCCAGCCTTGACGCTTGAACCGGCCTTGACCATGATGGTTCGACCGTCCAGCGGCAAGCGCTCAACCTTGCCTGATTCTGGAGTAACTTGGACGATGTACTTCTTGCCATCTTCCCAAACGTCAACTAACCCGGCAATTTCCGTAACAAACGCCTGGCCCTTTGGTGTGCGCGCCTCGAACAATTCTTCAACACGCGGCAGACCCTGAGT of Candidatus Nanosynbacter lyticus contains these proteins:
- the rplX gene encoding 50S ribosomal protein L24, whose amino-acid sequence is MARIHKDDTVKIIAGKNKGTTGKVLKVNTKDQTVLVEGVGVGHRHVKPSQYNPKGGKKDIHVPMDISKVALVVDEKSGKTSRVGLVKNADGGKTRVARQAKNKEIK
- the rplN gene encoding 50S ribosomal protein L14 translates to MIQQESRLKVADNSGAKEVLCIRVLGGTRRRYARVGDVIVCSVKDASPTGNVKKKSVVKAVVVRTRDQIHRKDGSTICFDDNAVVIINDDKQPKATRVFGPVPRELRDMGYMKIISLAPEVL
- the rpsQ gene encoding 30S ribosomal protein S17, with amino-acid sequence MARRTLIGVVTSAKRDKTITVTVTSRETHPLYGKQYTVTRKYTAHDETNQAGEGDKVQIEETRPISKTKSFTLVKVIEKSRGSIKLKAEVSGEAEEEAKEDDK
- the rpmC gene encoding 50S ribosomal protein L29 → MAETKKPTKAAVVKTIDDLKKEVAEKRHDLLQAKRSHAAGELVNPKALCSLRKDIARLLTQLNEKESK
- the rplP gene encoding 50S ribosomal protein L16, translating into MLLPKKTKHRKVRIGKNRGQATRGNYIAFGDFALQSQSNERINSRQIESARQAMTRYIKRGGKIWIRIFPHTPVTRKPLGLKMGGGKGNPEFFVAKVKAGTVMFEMQGVSEEVAREAMRLASHKLPVKCKFIKREDA
- the rpsC gene encoding 30S ribosomal protein S3, translated to MGQKVNPINFRLQVHKNWSSRWFTANKKEFAEAIRQDHEIRELIEKKFASRPTINRIEIERSANLITVTIHTAKAGVVIGRGGAGVNELKKQVEKIVGSPVRINIEEVRRPELAAKLVAENIARQLERRINFRRATKMTAQNTMSAGAKGIRIEVAGRLNGAEMARREKVIEGSVPLHTLRADIDFHCARAQTPAGIIGVKVWIYKGERSR
- the rplV gene encoding 50S ribosomal protein L22 → MADTTYTVRAYAKGVDQTPRKVSLVAALIRGRTVADALVILEHVPKRAALPVKKAIDSAKANAINNHGLDAKSLVITTLSVTTGTRLRRFKPASKGRALPFQKKTSNILVEVTGTEKPKKAPAKKPETKPAKPAAKKAAETTAKKEEK
- the rpsS gene encoding 30S ribosomal protein S19: MSRSLKKGPFVDVKLAKKVAALSLDDRTVIKTWARASTITPEMVGRTIAVYNGKMHVPVLITENMVGHKLGEFSPTRKFRKHGGKDKK
- the rplB gene encoding 50S ribosomal protein L2 — protein: MPVKAYNPTTPARRGMTSQDLSDITTKKPLKSLTKAKKQNAGRNNQGRITVRHRGGGVRRHYRLVNHNLPAGLTLTIEEIEYDPNRSARIARVKDQYNLYHYVLADTSMVKGKTIQTGEEAPIEASNRLPLSAIPVGTMIYAIELTAGKGAQMVRAAGAKAQLMAKEGNYATIKLPSGEVRKVRLEATAAIGTVGNVQHQNVKIGSAGRRRRKGIRPTVRGVVMNAADHPHGGGDGGRHGTGKAPRTPWGQLTLGYRTRRRKGSNKLIVRTRHDAKRKR
- a CDS encoding 50S ribosomal protein L23; translated protein: MKQMTIIPRISEKAYAQSANGVYVFRVPLNLNKNEIKAAVEAQFDVTVLKVKTLVQDGKAVRFSRGKNRYPGTTTRKDWKKAYVTLKDGDKLDVFDAVEQQMEETK
- the rplD gene encoding 50S ribosomal protein L4, encoding MAESTKLPKDIFAVDVPNHELLKLAYDSYLANARLASATTKQRGEVSGGGKKPWKQKGTGRARFGSSRNPIWRGGGVVFGPRGNENYTKKLSKTAKKVAIRQALTVANEAKKIVVKDIKTTGKTKEVATFLADNKLERRVLIVVDEKTPELMRASNNIQNVLVIRASYLSVYHILNADTIVMTPKALPVITEWLSKEEA
- the rplC gene encoding 50S ribosomal protein L3 — protein: MKTLLGTKLGMTQLLAEDGKAIPVTLIQAGPVTVTQVKTVETDGYNAVQVAYGEGKNLSKAVAGHVKPAQVTPKHIREFRVDEIPEGIKVGDEINVSAFEVGDSVDATGTSKGKGFAGTIKRHNFKRHRKTHGGKGNTRKPGSIGSMYPQKVFKGKTMAGHMGHERVTVKNLEVAYVDPETNLIGVKGAVPGPRKGLIILGGNK
- the fusA gene encoding elongation factor G, producing MAANVPLQNFRNIGIIAHIDAGKTTTTEGILYRTGLTHKIGVVKGDGDGATTDWMAQEKERGITITSAAVTCFWKDHKINIIDTPGHIDFTAEVERSLRVLDGAVTVFDGKMGVEAQSETVWRQANKYGVPRICFVNKINQTGGDFWKSLESIHNRLSKQAFPIHIPIGFEKTINGVVDLVDMKAYTYDDYTDHELKVGEIPADMLEKAKNARALLVENAVEADDELMMKFLDQGEEAITIDELKMALRKRVLAGDFFLVTGGDGRGVIVEKLLDLMVDYLPSPLDVDEIWGKNPKTGDEVSRKPDEKEPMSALAFKIATDPFVGKLIFIRVYSGVLNSGSYVLNTTTGDKERIGRIVRMHADKREEIDKIGAGDIAAVVGLKNTGTGNTLTDPAHPIALESIEFPEPPVSIAVEPKSKADQEKMALALQRLAEEDPTFRIHTDEETGQTIMSGMGELHLDILIDRMKREFKVEANIGEPQVAFRESIKGRAEVQGKHAKQSGGRGQYGDVWVRFEPNEAGKGFEFIDEIKGGVVPQEYRPAVMKGIKETLEGGVIAGYPVVDVKATLYDGSYHDVDSSELAFSLAGSLAAREGIKQATPILLEPVMKVEVTTPEEFMGDIIGDLNSRRGRIDAMEDLMGGAKLVKAFVPLANMFGYTSDIRSMSQGRAASTMELAQYEEVPPNVAQEIIEKRNA
- a CDS encoding YajQ family cyclic di-GMP-binding protein, with the translated sequence MASFSFDIVSEIDKAELNNVFMQAEKEIQGRYDFKGTSARIDWLDDKKGFKFTGDNDWQVDAVLDIVRKKLAARGQSSKVLDLTKEKVTSNLKTTWEIPFKQGLDQPTAKRIAADIRAAAPKAKPQIQGDLVRVTSASKDELQKVISLMRENDYDTPLQCVNYR
- the rpsG gene encoding 30S ribosomal protein S7, producing MPRKVTKKLQRQLQPDRRYQSVLVQRLINKSMLDGKKLAAERAVYAALEAAAKKLDSEDPLAVFERALKNVSPNFEVKSRRVGGANYQIPFPVQGHRQLHYAFSWLVQSARARSGMPYSQRLALEIVDAYNEAGAAFKKKEDTHKMAEANRAFAHFARG
- the rpsL gene encoding 30S ribosomal protein S12; the encoded protein is MPTINQLVRKPRQTAKKKSKSPALGRIHNALKTRYYDQNAPLKRGVCVRVTTKTPKKPNSALRKVARVKLNNGYEVWAYIGGEGHNLQEHAVVLIRGGRVPDLPGVRYHIVRGALDLQGVNNRKRGRSKYGTKKGDK